From a single Capsicum annuum cultivar UCD-10X-F1 chromosome 12, UCD10Xv1.1, whole genome shotgun sequence genomic region:
- the LOC124889648 gene encoding uncharacterized protein LOC124889648, translating into MLAQLVVTQTQKSEDTGSASITSEVTRVGQFIRINPPKFSGAKLEDDPQEFVDEIEKIFKVMHIDQVEGVELAVYQLKDIANEWDMDFARLSVHIQQVEEKEKKIAGSREKDIGRCGRNHPARCQFDALVCYSCGQPGHIQRDCPKAKSNVGGAKSQTNSSATPPQKGATSAAKNGQNRLYALTSHQKV; encoded by the exons ATGCTGGCACAGCTGGTAGTCACACAGACTCAAAAGTCggaggatactgggtctgcatcCATTACTTCTGAAGTTACTAGAGTGGGCCAGTTCATAAGAATAAACCCACCCAAGTTCTCTGGTGCTAAGCTAGAAGATGACCCGCAGGAGTTcgtagatgaaatagaaaagattttcaaagtaatgcaTATTGATCAGGTGGAGGGTGTTGAGCTAGCAGTATACCAGCTAAAGGATATAGCAAATGaatg ggatatggactttgctagacTGTCAGTCCACATACAGCAAGttgaggagaaagagaagaagatagCCGGATCTAGGGAAAAGGACAT TGGGAGATGCGGGAGGAATCATCCAGCGAGATGTCAGTTTGACGctttggtgtgttattcatgtggccaaccaggccatatccagagagactgTCCAAAAGCAAAGAGTAATGTTGGAGGAGCCAAGTCGCAGACAAATTCATCTGCAACACCACCTCAGAAGGGTGCTACTTCAGCCGCCAAAAATGgtcagaacaggttgtatgctttgaccaGCCACCAGAAGGTATAG